Proteins from one Megalops cyprinoides isolate fMegCyp1 chromosome 11, fMegCyp1.pri, whole genome shotgun sequence genomic window:
- the c1ql2 gene encoding complement C1q-like protein 2 — protein sequence MVLALIIAIPLLVQTSKTSAHYEMMGTCRMICDPYNPKPSATAMEVMQDLSAIPPPFVQGTKGEPGRPGKPGPRGPPGEPGPPGPKGPPGEKGESGKPGFPGLTSGTARTETGDVSAAVGGTKIAFYVGLKNPHEGYEVLKFDDVVTNLGNQYDPSTGKFTCQVSGIYFFTYHVLMRGGDGTSMWADLCKNGQVRASAIAQDADQNYDYASNSVVLHLDSGDEIYVKLDGGKAHGGNNNKYSTFSGFILYPD from the exons ATGGTGTTGGCTCTCATCATAGCAATACCGCTGCTGGTCCAAACTTCGAAGACGTCGGCTCATTATGAGATGATGGGCACCTGCCGAATGATATGTGATCCCTACAATCCGAAGCCCAGCGCTACTGCCATGGAAGTCATGCAGGACCTTAGTGCCATCCCGCCTCCGTTTGTTCAAGGGACTAAAGGCGAACCGGGGAGACCGGGGAAACCCGGACCGAGAGGTCCGCCGGGAGAACCAGGTCCGCCTGGACCAAAGGGACCAcctggagaaaaaggagagTCGGGGAAACCAGGTTTTCCTGGGCTGACCTCGGGGACAGCGAGGACCGAAACGGGGGACGTCAGTGCAGCAGTCGGCGGCACAAAGATCGCATTTTATGTCGGTCTCAAGAACCCTCATGAAGGATACGAGGTTCTTAAGTTCGACGACGTGGTGACGAACCTCGGTAACCAGTACGACCCGTCCACTGGCAAGTTCACGTGCCAGGTGTCCGGGATATATTTCTTTACATACCATGTGCTGATGCGAGGAGGCGACGGTACGAGTATGTGGGCAGACCTCTGTAAAAACGGACAG GTCCGAGCTAGTGCCATCGCCCAAGATGCGGATCAGAACTATGATTACGCAAGTAACAGCGTGGTCCTGCACCTGGACTCCGGCGACGAGATCTACGTCAAACTGGACGGCGGCAAAGCGCACGGGGGCAACAACAACAAGTACAGCACCTTTTCTGGTTTCATTTTGTATCCCGACTAA